The Diprion similis isolate iyDipSimi1 chromosome 11, iyDipSimi1.1, whole genome shotgun sequence genome includes a region encoding these proteins:
- the LOC124412205 gene encoding DENN domain-containing protein 5B isoform X4, with amino-acid sequence MNGSLDMIRAPEQHPSRFADYFVICGLDQDSGLEPDRFFGDSLQSTPLDRAYKGTVLGHYPDSVPWNHFDKHAVCMLCLPSGLRFRTQKHSIEPSFHSFVLTKEDGHRTYGFSLLFYEECRNKKICHAMQTLQSMHITELSSGQNGTPPIPRRGQDGHNTRSLPRHFKLSAHSPGAALGYYDYTKDKLLVTKSISLLCQQPYLHAARTFLTNLYKCVPRHPGPGLSLESYVYNLLYNVPIPLPGKSLKFFVPNDEPAKAPLELVIHQPTLPEELPMLDYPLKDIFSWLGVDCVIQLFTCLLLENQVLLRSADFQKLMVVSECITALLFPFSWQHVYVPILPASLHHFLDAPVPFVMGLHAQSEGGNLKIASEANLCYVDIDKQSIQLPEELPVFPHRLQFITEIRELLNKFKVPHPDKTDNMAINYLNGDIMTSSLTLPGSGFHHPRRKHSLHDVLDWDRPDPEPHSETVQRIVDIVKRTGVNLGDIDSVEKTTKEKVLTAQEEYHDTLIFNNALREIFLNRFVQIFSSYEHFVIQPSQDKEEWLCNRDSMHVFDKATFLSDQPAQHLPFLSRFLESQMFASLVDNKVLAAWSELDPNIRVFDQRISQLKQKVGEGIVRSPCYETCQAVTATQKLLEQRLNNVELEAVPPTEILPHRAAYFRSFPLLDGVALNKEPTQSRRGQKQWKYKMKMIEASGKLQTPQESQSPRPQTKFSTDMSPALIAQANWTFVEKLLKDCKSKTKRMLVEKMGSEAVALGHGGEFLSDVEENTLVASLCDLLERVWSHGLQNKQGKSALWSHLTTYQELDECNDATKSIDPNFLTPEIVEKSSNKFFGFPDLLISSIKSSNIFEIASYLKENFNDLSNLALETEVSPTRGRERHKSSGERKSVGPEHLRPLPDSLIFDIRNVQAMTDIKTHIGYARAWVRLALEKKLLSRHLKTLLSDTALVRSQYKRSAFLRCEEEKEQFLYHLLTLNAVDYFCFTNNYPTTKLPYRVVIFPSRKASAATTTANSWVAISGTLCETNPVSIPKGALEFVFHHRNLGVLSTLRIGHDNTGLSPKWMVEHIVVRNEVTGHTFKFPCGRWLGKGIDDGSTERLLVGALVPKSIDNEELVESCSTPPRCRSPSIPRRITLTHIELQHMLGEAVNAIVKFHYRREPQDGSLTALLCGESGLVPSLEQTFLFGFKSQRLFGKNLYVWDYFVRVKENFEISLLEEMDEYSQRLSRDRRALTENNQRFNILRSYCHLIDQINTCSQALGKDGKFQLFICLGAREHLLHRMLSPMSEARSTVDMYEEISFLRSPQLLTFLIQILEPLDEFHIVLEKSLTQGISSIC; translated from the exons GCGACTCGCTGCAATCTACACCCCTCGACAGAGCTTACAAAGGGACGGTTCTGGGTCACTACCCGGACTCTGTGCCTTGGAACCACTTTGACAAGCACGCCGTCTGCATG CTCTGTTTACCCAGTGGCCTGAGGTTCCGTACCCAAAAACACTCGATAGAACCTTCATTTCACTCGTTCGTACTCACCAAAGAAGATGGCCATCGAACCTATGGTTTCAGTCTTCTGTTCTACGAGGAGTGtcgcaacaaaaaaatatgccaTGCTATGCAGACCCTTCAATCTATGCACATCACCGAACTGAGCAGTGGACAGAATGGCACCCCACCTAT CCCCAGGCGAGGACAAGATGGTCATAACACTAGATCCCTACCAAGACATTTCAAATTATCCGCTCACTCACCAGGCGCAGCTCTCGGCTACTATGATTATACCAAAGATAAACTTCTGGTCACAAAGTCTATCTCACTGCTGTGCCAGCAGCCGTACCTCCACGCCGCTCGTACCTTTCTCACCAATCTTTACAA ATGCGTCCCAAGGCATCCAGGTCCTGGCCTTAGCTTAGAGTCTTATGTATACAATCTTCTTTATAATGTTCCGATACCTCTTCCTGGTAAATCTCTCAAGTTTTTTGTACCAAATGATGAGCCAGCTAAGGCACCGCTAGAGCTTGTCATACATCAGCCAACTTTGCCGGAAGAGTTGCCAATGCTTGACTATCCGCTTAAGGACATATTTTCGTGGCTTGGAGTCGACTGCGTAATACAGCTGTTCACTTGTCTGTTATTGGAGAATCAAGTACTATTGAGAAGTGCTGATTTTCAGAAACTCATGGTTGTCTCAGAGTGCATTACTGCCCTTCTGTTCCCATTCTCTTGGCAACATGTGTACGTACCAATATTGCCGGCTAGTTTACATCACTTTCTAGACGCTCCTGTACCTTTCGTTATGGGGTTACATGCTCAAAGTGAAGGAGGCAATTTGAAGATTGCCAGTGAA GCAAACCTGTGTTATGTAGATATAGACAAACAGAGTATCCAATTACCCGAAGAGCTACCGGTGTTTCCGCACAGATTACAATTCATTACTGAAATTAGAGAGTtactaaataaattcaaagtgCCACATCCTGATAA gaCTGACAATATGGCCATCAATTATTTGAACGGAGATATCATGACTAGCAGCTTGACTCTTCCCGGATCAGGATTTCACCATCCTAGAAGAAAACATTCTTTGCACGATGTTTTGGATTGGGACAGGCCAGACCCTGAACCACACTCCGAAACGGTGCAAAGAATAGTTGACATTGTCAAGAGGACAG GAGTAAACTTGGGTGATATTGACTCCGTGGAGAAAACGACAAAAGAGAAGGTACTCACTGCACAGGAAGAGTACCACGATACTCTCATCTTCAATAACGCTCTGagagaaatatttctgaatCGTTTCGTGCAGATATTCTCAAGCTATGAACATTTCGTCATTCAACCTAGCCAG GACAAAGAAGAATGGTTGTGCAACAGAGACAGTATGCATGTCTTTGACAAGGCTACTTTTTTGTCTGATCAGCCTGCACAGCATTTGCCCTTTCTTTCGCGGTTTTTGGAATCTCAAATGTTTGCGTCGCTTGTTGATAATAAAGTTTTAGCTGCTTGGAGTGAGTTGGATCCTAACATCAGAGTCTTTGATCAAAGAATATCCCAACTAAA GCAAAAAGTTGGTGAAGGAATAGTGAGATCGCCTTGCTACGAGACCTGCCAAGCTGTAACTGCAACGCAGAAGCTCCTTGAACAACGTCTGAACAATGTCGAGCTGGAGGCTGTTCCACCGACTGAAATTCTTCCTCACAGAGCAGCTTACTTTCGAAGTTTTCCACTCCTCGACGGTGTCGCCTTGAATAAAGAACCAACGCAGAG CCGGAGGGGCCAAAAACAATGgaagtataaaatgaaaatgattgaagcCAGCGGAAAGCTACAAACTCCGCAAGAATCTCAGTCCCCCCGACCACAAACTAAGTTTTCCACTGACATGAGCCCAGCACTGATTGCACAAGCCAATTGGActtttgtggaaaaattgctcaag GACTGTAAGTCCAAAACGAAACGAATGCTGGTAGAGAAAATGGGTTCTGAAGCAGTGGCACTTGGTCACGGGGGTGAATTTCTTTCGGATGTTGAAGAAAATACTCTGGTTGCCAGCCTGTGCGACCTTTTGGAACGAGTGTGGAGTCACGGGCTGCAAAACAAGCAGGGAAAAAGTGCTCTCTGGTCACATCTGACCACTTATCAAGAGCTAGATGAGTGTAACGATGCGACAAAAAGTATAGACCCCAATTTTTTAACTCCAG AAATAGTTGAGAAATCGTCGAataagttttttgggttcccGGATCTCTTGATTTCATCGATTAAGAGCAGTAACATATTTGAAATTGCTTCATATCTGAAGGAGAACTTTAATG ATTTATCCAATTTGGCACTAGAAACGGAAGTTTCTCCAACacgaggaagagagagacaCAAATCGTCTGGTGAACGAAAATCCGTTGGTCCAGAGCATTTAAGACCTTTACCAGACTCTTTGATCTTCGATATAAGAAATGTACAAGCAATGACGGACATTAAAACTCACATCGGTTATGCTAGAGCGTGGGTCCGTCTTGCACTGGAAAAGAAATTGCTGTCGAGGCATTTGAAGACTTTGCTGTCAGATACGGCATTGGTCAG GAGTCAGTACAAACGTTCTGCATTTTTACGatgtgaagaagaaaaggagcaGTTTCTGTATCATCTGTTGACACTGAATGCTGTCGATTACTTCTGctttacaaataattatccGACAACAAAATTGCCATACCGAGTGGTAATATTTCCGAGTAGAAAAGCAAGCGCCGCTACAACGACAGCTAATAGCTGGGTTGCTATATCCGGTACCTTGTGCGAGACGAATCCTGTTTCCATTCCCAAGGGGGCATTAGAATTCGTCTTTCAT CACAGAAACTTGGGGGTACTATCGACGTTAAGGATAGGCCATGATAACACAGGTCTTTCCCCAAAGTGGATGGTTGAACACATAGTCGTTCGTAATGAGGTAACTGGACACACATTCAAGTTTCCTTGCGGTCGATGGCTGGGTAAAGGAATAGATGATGGATCGACTGAAAGATTACTGGTCGGAGCTTTGGTGCCCAAGAGTATCGACAATGAAGAACTTGTCGAATCTTGTTCTACTCCACCTAGATGCCGTTCACCTAGCATTCCGAGAAGAATAACGCTGACACATATCGAACTGCAGCATATGCTTG GAGAGGCAGTTAATGCTATCGTCAAATTTCACTACAGAAGAGAACCTCAAGATGGTTCATTAACTGCACTGCTGTGCGGGGAGAGCGGCCTTGTTCCTTCTCTTGAGCAGACGTTTCTATTTGGATTTAAGAGCCAAAGATTATTTGGGAAAAACCTTTATGTTTGGGATTActtcg TGCGGGTGAaggaaaactttgaaatttctctACTGGAGGAAATGGATGAATATTCACAGAGGCTTAGCAGAGACAGAAGGGCTCTGACAGAGAATAACCAACGGTTTAACATTTTACGAAGCTACTGTCACCTTATCGATCAAATAAACACGTGTAGTCAAGCTTTGGGCAAAGACGGAAAGTTTCAGTTATTCATCTGTCTGGGAGCTAG AGAACACCTATTGCATCGCATGTTAAGTCCGATGAGCGAAGCAAGGTCAACAGTAGACATGTATGAAGAGATATCTTTCCTGCGGAGTCCTCAGCTGCTCACTTTCCTCATTCAGATACTGGAACCATTAGACGAGTTTCACATTGTTCTTGAGAAAAGCCTGACTCAGGGGATTTCGAGTATCTGCTAG
- the LOC124412205 gene encoding DENN domain-containing protein 5B isoform X2 — MNGSLDMIRAPEQHPSRFADYFVICGLDQDSGLEPDRFFGDSLQSTPLDRAYKGTVLGHYPDSVPWNHFDKHAVCMLCLPSGLRFRTQKHSIEPSFHSFVLTKEDGHRTYGFSLLFYEECRNKKICHAMQTLQSMHITELSSGQNGTPPIPRRGQDGHNTRSLPRHFKLSAHSPGAALGYYDYTKDKLLVTKSISLLCQQPYLHAARTFLTNLYKCVPRHPGPGLSLESYVYNLLYNVPIPLPGKSLKFFVPNDEPAKAPLELVIHQPTLPEELPMLDYPLKDIFSWLGVDCVIQLFTCLLLENQVLLRSADFQKLMVVSECITALLFPFSWQHVYVPILPASLHHFLDAPVPFVMGLHAQSEGGNLKIASEANLCYVDIDKQSIQLPEELPVFPHRLQFITEIRELLNKFKVPHPDKTDNMAINYLNGDIMTSSLTLPGSGFHHPRRKHSLHDVLDWDRPDPEPHSETVQRIVDIVKRTGVNLGDIDSVEKTTKEKVLTAQEEYHDTLIFNNALREIFLNRFVQIFSSYEHFVIQPSQDKEEWLCNRDSMHVFDKATFLSDQPAQHLPFLSRFLESQMFASLVDNKVLAAWSELDPNIRVFDQRISQLKQKVGEGIVRSPCYETCQAVTATQKLLEQRLNNVELEAVPPTEILPHRAAYFRSFPLLDGVALNKEPTQSLLRSRRGQKQWKYKMKMIEASGKLQTPQESQSPRPQTKFSTDMSPALIAQANWTFVEKLLKDCKSKTKRMLVEKMGSEAVALGHGGEFLSDVEENTLVASLCDLLERVWSHGLQNKQGKSALWSHLTTYQELDECNDATKSIDPNFLTPVEKSSNKFFGFPDLLISSIKSSNIFEIASYLKENFNDLSNLALETEVSPTRGRERHKSSGERKSVGPEHLRPLPDSLIFDIRNVQAMTDIKTHIGYARAWVRLALEKKLLSRHLKTLLSDTALVRSQYKRSAFLRCEEEKEQFLYHLLTLNAVDYFCFTNNYPTTKLPYRVVIFPSRKASAATTTANSWVAISGTLCETNPVSIPKGALEFVFHHRNLGVLSTLRIGHDNTGLSPKWMVEHIVVRNEVTGHTFKFPCGRWLGKGIDDGSTERLLVGALVPKSIDNEELVESCSTPPRCRSPSIPRRITLTHIELQHMLGEAVNAIVKFHYRREPQDGSLTALLCGESGLVPSLEQTFLFGFKSQRLFGKNLYVWDYFVRVKENFEISLLEEMDEYSQRLSRDRRALTENNQRFNILRSYCHLIDQINTCSQALGKDGKFQLFICLGAREHLLHRMLSPMSEARSTVDMYEEISFLRSPQLLTFLIQILEPLDEFHIVLEKSLTQGISSIC, encoded by the exons GCGACTCGCTGCAATCTACACCCCTCGACAGAGCTTACAAAGGGACGGTTCTGGGTCACTACCCGGACTCTGTGCCTTGGAACCACTTTGACAAGCACGCCGTCTGCATG CTCTGTTTACCCAGTGGCCTGAGGTTCCGTACCCAAAAACACTCGATAGAACCTTCATTTCACTCGTTCGTACTCACCAAAGAAGATGGCCATCGAACCTATGGTTTCAGTCTTCTGTTCTACGAGGAGTGtcgcaacaaaaaaatatgccaTGCTATGCAGACCCTTCAATCTATGCACATCACCGAACTGAGCAGTGGACAGAATGGCACCCCACCTAT CCCCAGGCGAGGACAAGATGGTCATAACACTAGATCCCTACCAAGACATTTCAAATTATCCGCTCACTCACCAGGCGCAGCTCTCGGCTACTATGATTATACCAAAGATAAACTTCTGGTCACAAAGTCTATCTCACTGCTGTGCCAGCAGCCGTACCTCCACGCCGCTCGTACCTTTCTCACCAATCTTTACAA ATGCGTCCCAAGGCATCCAGGTCCTGGCCTTAGCTTAGAGTCTTATGTATACAATCTTCTTTATAATGTTCCGATACCTCTTCCTGGTAAATCTCTCAAGTTTTTTGTACCAAATGATGAGCCAGCTAAGGCACCGCTAGAGCTTGTCATACATCAGCCAACTTTGCCGGAAGAGTTGCCAATGCTTGACTATCCGCTTAAGGACATATTTTCGTGGCTTGGAGTCGACTGCGTAATACAGCTGTTCACTTGTCTGTTATTGGAGAATCAAGTACTATTGAGAAGTGCTGATTTTCAGAAACTCATGGTTGTCTCAGAGTGCATTACTGCCCTTCTGTTCCCATTCTCTTGGCAACATGTGTACGTACCAATATTGCCGGCTAGTTTACATCACTTTCTAGACGCTCCTGTACCTTTCGTTATGGGGTTACATGCTCAAAGTGAAGGAGGCAATTTGAAGATTGCCAGTGAA GCAAACCTGTGTTATGTAGATATAGACAAACAGAGTATCCAATTACCCGAAGAGCTACCGGTGTTTCCGCACAGATTACAATTCATTACTGAAATTAGAGAGTtactaaataaattcaaagtgCCACATCCTGATAA gaCTGACAATATGGCCATCAATTATTTGAACGGAGATATCATGACTAGCAGCTTGACTCTTCCCGGATCAGGATTTCACCATCCTAGAAGAAAACATTCTTTGCACGATGTTTTGGATTGGGACAGGCCAGACCCTGAACCACACTCCGAAACGGTGCAAAGAATAGTTGACATTGTCAAGAGGACAG GAGTAAACTTGGGTGATATTGACTCCGTGGAGAAAACGACAAAAGAGAAGGTACTCACTGCACAGGAAGAGTACCACGATACTCTCATCTTCAATAACGCTCTGagagaaatatttctgaatCGTTTCGTGCAGATATTCTCAAGCTATGAACATTTCGTCATTCAACCTAGCCAG GACAAAGAAGAATGGTTGTGCAACAGAGACAGTATGCATGTCTTTGACAAGGCTACTTTTTTGTCTGATCAGCCTGCACAGCATTTGCCCTTTCTTTCGCGGTTTTTGGAATCTCAAATGTTTGCGTCGCTTGTTGATAATAAAGTTTTAGCTGCTTGGAGTGAGTTGGATCCTAACATCAGAGTCTTTGATCAAAGAATATCCCAACTAAA GCAAAAAGTTGGTGAAGGAATAGTGAGATCGCCTTGCTACGAGACCTGCCAAGCTGTAACTGCAACGCAGAAGCTCCTTGAACAACGTCTGAACAATGTCGAGCTGGAGGCTGTTCCACCGACTGAAATTCTTCCTCACAGAGCAGCTTACTTTCGAAGTTTTCCACTCCTCGACGGTGTCGCCTTGAATAAAGAACCAACGCAGAG TCTACTTCG CAGCCGGAGGGGCCAAAAACAATGgaagtataaaatgaaaatgattgaagcCAGCGGAAAGCTACAAACTCCGCAAGAATCTCAGTCCCCCCGACCACAAACTAAGTTTTCCACTGACATGAGCCCAGCACTGATTGCACAAGCCAATTGGActtttgtggaaaaattgctcaag GACTGTAAGTCCAAAACGAAACGAATGCTGGTAGAGAAAATGGGTTCTGAAGCAGTGGCACTTGGTCACGGGGGTGAATTTCTTTCGGATGTTGAAGAAAATACTCTGGTTGCCAGCCTGTGCGACCTTTTGGAACGAGTGTGGAGTCACGGGCTGCAAAACAAGCAGGGAAAAAGTGCTCTCTGGTCACATCTGACCACTTATCAAGAGCTAGATGAGTGTAACGATGCGACAAAAAGTATAGACCCCAATTTTTTAACTCCAG TTGAGAAATCGTCGAataagttttttgggttcccGGATCTCTTGATTTCATCGATTAAGAGCAGTAACATATTTGAAATTGCTTCATATCTGAAGGAGAACTTTAATG ATTTATCCAATTTGGCACTAGAAACGGAAGTTTCTCCAACacgaggaagagagagacaCAAATCGTCTGGTGAACGAAAATCCGTTGGTCCAGAGCATTTAAGACCTTTACCAGACTCTTTGATCTTCGATATAAGAAATGTACAAGCAATGACGGACATTAAAACTCACATCGGTTATGCTAGAGCGTGGGTCCGTCTTGCACTGGAAAAGAAATTGCTGTCGAGGCATTTGAAGACTTTGCTGTCAGATACGGCATTGGTCAG GAGTCAGTACAAACGTTCTGCATTTTTACGatgtgaagaagaaaaggagcaGTTTCTGTATCATCTGTTGACACTGAATGCTGTCGATTACTTCTGctttacaaataattatccGACAACAAAATTGCCATACCGAGTGGTAATATTTCCGAGTAGAAAAGCAAGCGCCGCTACAACGACAGCTAATAGCTGGGTTGCTATATCCGGTACCTTGTGCGAGACGAATCCTGTTTCCATTCCCAAGGGGGCATTAGAATTCGTCTTTCAT CACAGAAACTTGGGGGTACTATCGACGTTAAGGATAGGCCATGATAACACAGGTCTTTCCCCAAAGTGGATGGTTGAACACATAGTCGTTCGTAATGAGGTAACTGGACACACATTCAAGTTTCCTTGCGGTCGATGGCTGGGTAAAGGAATAGATGATGGATCGACTGAAAGATTACTGGTCGGAGCTTTGGTGCCCAAGAGTATCGACAATGAAGAACTTGTCGAATCTTGTTCTACTCCACCTAGATGCCGTTCACCTAGCATTCCGAGAAGAATAACGCTGACACATATCGAACTGCAGCATATGCTTG GAGAGGCAGTTAATGCTATCGTCAAATTTCACTACAGAAGAGAACCTCAAGATGGTTCATTAACTGCACTGCTGTGCGGGGAGAGCGGCCTTGTTCCTTCTCTTGAGCAGACGTTTCTATTTGGATTTAAGAGCCAAAGATTATTTGGGAAAAACCTTTATGTTTGGGATTActtcg TGCGGGTGAaggaaaactttgaaatttctctACTGGAGGAAATGGATGAATATTCACAGAGGCTTAGCAGAGACAGAAGGGCTCTGACAGAGAATAACCAACGGTTTAACATTTTACGAAGCTACTGTCACCTTATCGATCAAATAAACACGTGTAGTCAAGCTTTGGGCAAAGACGGAAAGTTTCAGTTATTCATCTGTCTGGGAGCTAG AGAACACCTATTGCATCGCATGTTAAGTCCGATGAGCGAAGCAAGGTCAACAGTAGACATGTATGAAGAGATATCTTTCCTGCGGAGTCCTCAGCTGCTCACTTTCCTCATTCAGATACTGGAACCATTAGACGAGTTTCACATTGTTCTTGAGAAAAGCCTGACTCAGGGGATTTCGAGTATCTGCTAG